From the genome of Candidatus Aminicenantes bacterium, one region includes:
- a CDS encoding type II toxin-antitoxin system RelE/ParE family toxin → MTLLETAKFAKLRKKIKDESEREALRAAVLAVRDEPQIGKKLKGELDHLRSMAYSVRGQARRLVYQWDKDTVTLFSFGPRQGIYK, encoded by the coding sequence ATGACCCTTCTCGAGACCGCCAAGTTCGCCAAGTTGCGAAAGAAGATCAAGGACGAGTCTGAGCGGGAAGCGCTGCGGGCGGCCGTGCTTGCCGTCCGGGATGAACCTCAAATAGGGAAAAAACTCAAAGGCGAGCTCGATCATCTCCGCTCAATGGCCTACTCCGTTCGCGGACAGGCCCGGCGGCTCGTCTACCAATGGGACAAGGACACGGTGACGTTGTTTTCATTC